One genomic region from Planctomycetaceae bacterium encodes:
- the cas7e gene encoding type I-E CRISPR-associated protein Cas7/Cse4/CasC, whose protein sequence is MNLELHLLQNFAPSCLNRDDTNAPKDCRFGGYRRARISSQCIKRSIRGAFGESTLLSAEDRAVRSNRLVGEIATQLADLSADPDQVRKIIELALSSQKLTVDENGLTQYLLFVGRREVSSLARVIREHWKTLSDMVPSESSEEGEDSATPNKSARKAKADKKAAIPPDVTKAVAAVLDGGKAADLALFGRMLADLPDKNVDAASQVAHAISTNKVDMEMDYFTAVDDLKTREDDAGAGMLGVVEYNSSCFYRYANICIPQLVKNLQGDHELAKRTVEAFVRASVSAIPSGKQNTFAAHNPPSFVFAVVRKSGLWSLSNAFERPVRPNGELSLVQRSITELDGYWGKLIAGYGKDQIMAGALFSLADVDLSSTKQYKKDSLQAVIDSALKSLDFSDNGKESA, encoded by the coding sequence ATGAATCTTGAACTGCATCTCCTTCAGAATTTTGCTCCATCGTGTCTGAACCGCGACGACACCAACGCGCCGAAGGACTGTCGTTTCGGCGGGTATCGGCGGGCTCGAATCAGCAGCCAATGTATTAAACGATCGATCCGCGGTGCCTTCGGGGAATCCACATTGCTTTCTGCGGAAGATCGGGCCGTCCGATCAAATCGCCTTGTTGGCGAGATCGCGACTCAGCTCGCAGATCTTTCTGCTGATCCGGATCAGGTCCGTAAAATCATCGAACTCGCACTGTCGTCTCAGAAGCTGACCGTCGACGAAAACGGACTCACGCAGTATCTCCTGTTCGTTGGTCGCCGCGAAGTGAGTTCGCTGGCGCGTGTTATTCGTGAACACTGGAAGACACTGTCTGACATGGTCCCCAGTGAATCGAGCGAAGAGGGGGAAGACAGCGCGACGCCTAATAAGTCCGCTCGGAAAGCCAAGGCCGACAAGAAGGCGGCCATCCCTCCCGATGTTACCAAGGCGGTCGCAGCCGTGCTGGACGGCGGGAAGGCGGCAGATCTGGCTTTGTTTGGCCGTATGCTGGCCGACCTGCCGGATAAGAATGTGGATGCGGCCAGCCAGGTGGCTCATGCAATCTCCACCAACAAAGTCGATATGGAGATGGACTACTTCACGGCGGTAGACGATCTGAAAACTCGCGAAGATGACGCCGGAGCCGGGATGCTGGGCGTGGTCGAATACAACTCGTCCTGCTTTTATCGATACGCCAACATCTGCATTCCTCAGTTGGTGAAGAATCTGCAGGGTGACCATGAGCTTGCCAAACGGACGGTCGAAGCCTTCGTGCGAGCCTCTGTCTCCGCGATTCCCAGCGGTAAGCAGAATACTTTCGCTGCACACAATCCGCCGTCATTTGTCTTTGCCGTCGTGCGAAAATCGGGCCTGTGGTCGCTGAGTAATGCTTTTGAACGCCCTGTGCGTCCCAATGGCGAACTGAGCCTGGTGCAGCGGTCCATCACGGAGCTTGATGGCTACTGGGGAAAGTTGATCGCTGGATATGGCAAAGATCAGATTATGGCAGGAGCTTTGTTCTCGCTCGCCGATGTCGATCTCTCCAGCACCAAGCAATACAAGAAAGATTCGCTGCAAGCCGTCATCGACAGCGCCTTGAAATCTCTGGACTTCAGTGACAATGGAAAGGAATCAGCATGA
- the cas6e gene encoding type I-E CRISPR-associated protein Cas6/Cse3/CasE has product MFLSQLSLNTRSGDVHRDLASPYEMHRTLMAAFPDKSAGGAGRVLYRIDIAPDEDRPPVVLVQSEFAPNWDCLQERQYASVTGPEAITYTATKVEATGSDAVVVAREDRYRFRLVANPTVKRKVDGKKNGRRDACGTEEQQLAWLIRKGEVGGFRLDMFETNDGREVPNVTVVPLGKISSFRKKDHRTLSHQGVRFDGVLLVTDANLFLKSLTSGIGSAKAFGFGLLSVARV; this is encoded by the coding sequence ATGTTTCTTTCGCAATTGTCGCTCAACACGCGAAGCGGCGATGTTCATCGTGACTTAGCGTCTCCCTACGAAATGCACCGAACCCTGATGGCAGCATTTCCGGACAAGTCGGCTGGTGGAGCGGGAAGGGTGCTTTATCGCATCGACATTGCCCCGGATGAAGACCGACCTCCTGTCGTGCTTGTGCAGTCGGAATTTGCGCCCAACTGGGATTGTCTGCAGGAACGACAATATGCCAGCGTTACCGGTCCCGAAGCGATCACGTACACGGCGACAAAGGTGGAAGCGACAGGTTCTGACGCCGTTGTAGTTGCAAGGGAAGACCGCTACCGCTTCAGGCTCGTTGCCAATCCGACCGTAAAACGAAAAGTGGATGGTAAGAAAAACGGTCGGCGAGACGCATGTGGAACTGAGGAACAGCAACTTGCGTGGCTCATTCGCAAAGGCGAAGTGGGTGGATTCCGCCTGGACATGTTCGAAACCAATGACGGTCGCGAAGTGCCAAACGTAACCGTCGTACCCTTGGGCAAAATCTCTTCATTCCGGAAAAAAGACCACCGAACCCTCAGTCATCAGGGCGTCCGCTTTGACGGCGTCCTGTTGGTGACCGACGCAAATCTGTTCCTGAAATCTCTGACATCCGGCATTGGCAGTGCCAAGGCGTTTGGGTTTGGGTTGTTGAGCGTCGCGCGGGTTTGA